The following proteins come from a genomic window of Mycobacterium sp. DL:
- a CDS encoding flavodoxin family protein produces the protein MTEAPDDRPPRVLLLYYSYTGQSQKVLEAAGEVFEERGYDVTTAPIEFTDPRYAERFSRFPMRKVWPEFLGMLPAQTFQRTGDIRTPDAVRTGDYDLICIGSPTWWSTVSMPLRSFLKSHEARNVLDGKRFAVFVVCRRKWRGNLSGVRKLAEKKGGRYVDGIHFTYPGSELASMLSLTSYLGSGEYKERSLGVKLPPTNISAEQLEESRRFAARVADKVFGKRGR, from the coding sequence ATGACGGAAGCCCCCGACGACAGGCCTCCGCGGGTTCTGCTGCTGTACTACAGCTACACAGGGCAGTCGCAGAAGGTCCTCGAGGCTGCCGGGGAGGTATTCGAAGAGCGCGGGTACGACGTGACGACCGCGCCGATCGAATTCACCGATCCGCGGTACGCCGAACGGTTCTCCCGCTTCCCGATGCGCAAGGTGTGGCCCGAGTTCCTCGGAATGCTGCCGGCCCAGACGTTCCAGCGCACCGGCGACATCCGGACCCCCGATGCGGTACGCACCGGCGACTACGACCTGATCTGCATCGGATCACCCACGTGGTGGAGCACGGTGTCGATGCCGCTGCGATCGTTCCTCAAGTCCCACGAGGCGCGGAACGTGCTGGACGGCAAGCGCTTCGCGGTGTTCGTGGTCTGCCGCCGCAAGTGGCGCGGCAACCTCTCCGGAGTACGCAAGCTCGCCGAGAAGAAGGGCGGGCGGTACGTCGACGGCATCCACTTCACCTATCCCGGTAGTGAGCTGGCATCGATGCTGTCGCTGACCAGCTATCTGGGATCGGGGGAGTACAAGGAACGCTCCCTGGGCGTCAAACTGCCGCCCACCAACATCAGCGCCGAACAACTCGAGGAATCCCGGCGGTTCGCCGCTCGCGTCGCGGACAAGGTGTTCGGCAAGCGGGGCCGCTAG
- a CDS encoding DUF2505 domain-containing protein — translation MTIETSAPVAHVFSAFGQRDYWLARLAAYGGDSMTLNALESGSDGTVVVRTTQDIRQDMLPGGIARMLPGDTKIMRTESWRPADGGGEVHGEFTISAHGVPSSGAGTMILEPIGAGSSLRVRGTLEVRIPLVGGRIERFVADLIAKEVPQMQRFTADWISGKA, via the coding sequence GTGACCATCGAGACGTCGGCGCCCGTTGCCCATGTGTTCTCCGCCTTCGGCCAGCGGGACTATTGGCTGGCCAGGCTCGCCGCGTACGGCGGCGACTCGATGACCCTAAACGCACTGGAATCCGGATCCGACGGCACCGTCGTCGTGCGCACCACCCAGGACATCCGTCAGGACATGCTGCCCGGCGGGATCGCCAGGATGCTCCCGGGTGACACGAAGATCATGCGGACCGAATCGTGGCGGCCTGCCGACGGCGGCGGCGAGGTGCACGGCGAGTTCACCATCTCCGCCCACGGAGTGCCGAGTTCCGGTGCGGGCACCATGATCCTCGAACCCATCGGGGCCGGCTCATCGCTTCGGGTACGCGGAACTCTGGAGGTCCGGATCCCGTTGGTCGGCGGGCGGATCGAGCGCTTCGTTGCGGACCTGATAGCCAAGGAGGTGCCGCAGATGCAGCGGTTCACCGCCGATTGGATCTCAGGGAAGGCCTGA